The proteins below come from a single Desulfitobacterium metallireducens DSM 15288 genomic window:
- a CDS encoding heavy metal translocating P-type ATPase, protein MREDRTESVQQPSDKVKYRIKGEFCANCSAKMERALSGTEGYGETTINYITKTVYLPPSKRQEAQDIMEKIEPGVKLVELLGGKKGSRSSEEEETEKDLSKQLLRIGIASVLFVVGLIFASRWHNTSYHFLEYLVFISAYIWVGYEVLTKAIRNIIRGAVFDENFLMALATIGAIVIHQLPEAVGVMLFYAVGEYIEDRAVDRSRHSIQALLDIRPDSANLIHQLQIIKVAPEDVQVGQQIVVRPGEKVPLDGVVVNGSSYLDTSALTGESVPRKAEKDDTVLAGMINTSGALTVRVVREYADSSVQKILDLVENASARKAKVEKFITTFARYYTPGVVIVALGIAILPPLMGMGSFSQWLYRALTILVISCPCALVISVPLGYFGGIGGASRHGILVKGANYLEALTQLKTVVFDKTGTLTQGVFEVIQVQPTEGFKEERLLEIAAKAEVHSNHPIAQSIRKKFNAEIDASLIEDYEEISGKGVLAKVGGLSVIAGRKSLLEERGIQLSPEQVEQGTQVYLAIDGSYAGFIVISDQVRVGARETVHYLNQAGIKTVMLTGDHPSVAQSMAMRLGIQEFHAELLPEDKVSWLEKLLKEQETPQGKVAFVGDGINDAPVLTRADIGIAMGGLGSDAAIEAADVVLMEDQPTKLINALEISQFTKMIIWQNIAFALLIKLGFILLGMFGLANMWEAVFADVGVALLAILNATRVRRYSSPGIRLGEKSVQAERNLGEVTAK, encoded by the coding sequence ATGAGGGAGGATAGAACTGAATCAGTACAGCAACCTTCTGATAAGGTGAAATATCGAATTAAAGGGGAATTTTGTGCCAATTGTTCAGCTAAGATGGAAAGAGCATTAAGTGGTACTGAGGGATATGGGGAAACGACGATTAATTATATAACTAAGACCGTATATCTTCCTCCATCTAAACGTCAGGAAGCTCAAGATATTATGGAAAAGATTGAGCCTGGAGTGAAGCTGGTCGAGTTATTAGGAGGAAAAAAGGGAAGTCGTAGCTCCGAGGAGGAAGAGACTGAGAAGGATTTATCAAAGCAACTTTTAAGAATCGGTATCGCTTCGGTACTGTTTGTTGTGGGTTTGATTTTTGCGTCAAGATGGCATAACACCTCTTATCATTTTTTAGAGTATTTGGTTTTTATCAGTGCTTATATATGGGTCGGATACGAGGTTTTAACCAAGGCGATTCGAAATATTATTCGAGGAGCGGTCTTTGATGAGAACTTCCTTATGGCATTGGCGACGATTGGAGCGATCGTGATTCATCAATTACCTGAAGCTGTGGGCGTGATGCTTTTTTATGCTGTGGGTGAATATATTGAGGATCGGGCGGTTGACCGTTCACGTCATTCCATTCAAGCGTTGCTCGATATTCGACCGGATTCGGCCAATCTTATTCATCAACTCCAAATCATTAAAGTGGCTCCTGAGGATGTTCAAGTGGGGCAACAGATTGTCGTGCGTCCGGGGGAGAAAGTACCTCTTGATGGAGTCGTGGTCAATGGCAGTTCTTATCTTGATACATCCGCTTTAACGGGAGAATCGGTCCCGCGTAAAGCGGAGAAGGATGACACGGTTTTGGCAGGGATGATCAATACTTCTGGTGCGCTGACAGTTCGTGTAGTTCGAGAATACGCAGATTCCTCTGTACAGAAAATCCTTGATTTAGTTGAAAATGCGAGTGCGAGGAAAGCTAAAGTTGAGAAATTCATCACGACTTTTGCTCGGTATTATACACCAGGTGTTGTGATCGTTGCTTTAGGAATTGCTATTCTTCCTCCGTTAATGGGAATGGGGAGTTTTAGTCAATGGCTCTATCGGGCACTCACCATTCTGGTTATTTCTTGTCCGTGTGCTTTAGTGATTTCGGTACCTTTAGGTTACTTCGGTGGAATCGGGGGTGCATCGCGTCATGGTATTCTAGTTAAGGGTGCAAACTATTTAGAGGCTTTGACTCAATTAAAAACGGTTGTTTTTGATAAGACGGGAACATTAACCCAAGGGGTATTTGAGGTGATCCAGGTTCAGCCTACAGAAGGGTTTAAGGAGGAGCGTCTTCTTGAAATTGCGGCCAAGGCTGAAGTTCATTCTAATCATCCGATTGCGCAGTCGATTCGAAAGAAGTTTAACGCTGAAATTGATGCTTCTCTGATCGAAGACTATGAGGAAATCTCGGGAAAAGGAGTTCTCGCTAAAGTAGGTGGTCTTTCCGTTATTGCGGGAAGGAAGAGTTTGCTGGAGGAGCGAGGAATTCAGCTTTCCCCTGAGCAGGTAGAGCAAGGAACGCAGGTTTATTTAGCGATAGATGGAAGCTATGCGGGGTTCATTGTCATTTCAGATCAGGTCCGAGTTGGAGCTCGGGAAACGGTTCACTATCTTAATCAAGCCGGAATTAAAACGGTCATGTTAACGGGGGATCATCCCTCTGTGGCTCAAAGTATGGCTATGAGACTAGGAATTCAGGAGTTCCATGCTGAGCTTTTGCCGGAAGATAAAGTGTCGTGGCTAGAAAAACTCTTGAAGGAGCAAGAAACCCCTCAGGGTAAAGTGGCGTTCGTAGGGGATGGAATTAATGATGCACCTGTTTTGACCCGTGCGGACATCGGGATTGCGATGGGGGGGTTAGGCTCAGATGCGGCAATTGAAGCTGCCGATGTTGTTCTCATGGAGGATCAGCCAACAAAGCTTATTAATGCGTTAGAAATTTCGCAGTTTACGAAGATGATAATTTGGCAGAACATTGCCTTTGCACTCTTGATTAAACTCGGCTTTATCCTTCTAGGAATGTTCGGGTTAGCGAATATGTGGGAAGCTGTGTTTGCGGATGTTGGAGTAGCGCTTCTCGCAATTCTTAATGCAACTCGGGTTCGGCGTTATTCTAGTCCAGGAATACGTCTTGGTGAAAAGAGTGTTCAGGCTGAACGCAATCTTGGAGAAGTTACCGCGAAATAA
- the bcp gene encoding thioredoxin-dependent thiol peroxidase: protein MIAVGEVAPDFTAQGSQGEQITLSTLRGKKVILYFYPKDMTSGCTTEACDFRDHHAEFLIADTVIIGISKDSMGSHHKFIEKYQLPFVLVSDPELAIIQAYGVWKEKNMYGKKTMGIERTTIVIDEQGFIRKIYSKVKVKGHVEQVLQDLK from the coding sequence ATGATTGCAGTAGGAGAGGTCGCTCCCGATTTTACAGCGCAAGGGAGCCAGGGAGAACAGATCACATTATCAACTTTGCGGGGGAAAAAGGTGATCTTATATTTTTATCCTAAGGATATGACTTCAGGTTGCACAACCGAAGCTTGTGACTTCCGTGATCATCATGCTGAATTTCTGATCGCGGATACTGTTATTATAGGTATAAGCAAAGATTCAATGGGAAGCCACCATAAATTTATTGAAAAATATCAGCTTCCTTTTGTTTTAGTCTCAGATCCAGAGTTAGCTATTATTCAGGCCTATGGCGTTTGGAAAGAGAAAAATATGTATGGCAAGAAAACGATGGGGATTGAACGGACGACGATCGTTATCGATGAACAGGGTTTCATTCGGAAAATTTACTCGAAAGTTAAAGTAAAAGGACATGTAGAGCAGGTTCTTCAGGACTTAAAGTAA
- a CDS encoding ion channel, giving the protein MNQWDEMSRQHPPHIWYPPLPYPTDSTFLGVKEEAIITQRPYSIPEHGVTERAVATANIWPLMPAIVGTGTSFLLLLMLNHKTWRSKEDTTRSDEECPMTRKASLGSAVVVLNSLLATAGISYYVFSVLTASDGPIITAFLPVSAGISILILYFASAFALQDHLDPGSFSGENIGDDIVSRLNTFVYFSITTFSTAGGDLAPVNNASRILVAIEVLFFVFIFTMGIVFFPKT; this is encoded by the coding sequence ATGAATCAATGGGACGAAATGAGTAGACAGCATCCACCACACATTTGGTATCCTCCGCTTCCTTATCCTACAGATTCCACTTTCTTAGGTGTCAAAGAAGAGGCAATAATAACTCAAAGACCTTACTCAATACCCGAGCATGGAGTTACTGAACGAGCTGTAGCTACAGCAAATATCTGGCCTTTGATGCCGGCCATCGTTGGAACTGGGACCTCCTTTTTACTCCTGTTAATGCTGAACCATAAAACATGGAGAAGTAAGGAAGATACAACAAGGAGTGACGAAGAGTGTCCCATGACTCGGAAGGCTTCCTTAGGATCGGCCGTAGTGGTTCTTAATTCTTTATTAGCGACTGCAGGTATTTCCTATTATGTGTTTAGTGTGTTGACAGCTTCTGATGGGCCGATCATTACAGCATTTTTGCCAGTATCTGCAGGGATTTCTATTTTAATTTTATATTTTGCATCTGCATTTGCACTGCAAGATCATCTGGATCCAGGCAGCTTTTCGGGTGAAAATATAGGAGATGATATCGTATCAAGATTAAATACGTTTGTTTATTTTAGTATTACGACTTTTTCTACTGCAGGTGGGGATTTGGCCCCTGTAAACAATGCATCAAGAATACTGGTTGCAATTGAAGTTCTGTTTTTTGTTTTCATATTTACAATGGGTATTGTGTTCTTTCCAAAAACTTAG
- a CDS encoding polysaccharide deacetylase family protein: MGGVILWISLLLVLTLLLIYTAIPDVFPHRLGIGAWKRHYQPGVALTFDDGPDPTYTPHLLDLLDRYQVKATFFMVGERAAQHPELVQEIVARGHQIGLHCQIHQYAWLISPWKTWRVWTEGLSTLERITGSPVHWIRPPWGTFNLFTFLWFKHHKLNAILWTAEGHDWDARRTPAQIAERILNKVQEGGIIVMHDSGGDAGAPENTLQAVELLMQKIPTEKKLPIIPLDLPDWPMYRRISYRLWEKWENFYARHNHISRINSTSLFRLGKIKYHGPDLCDDQGIILAHEGDLVGELHLDNTRLQIRQTDSHKIAIEALRKVRTSLPVLADYIAQNPEYREIRVFVGLTLLNRGAKGLGFNVQEVPVSPFVRWVGTLQRMIMRIYHPMGKAHSMTRLGEPKLIWVSKDAFIKRWLS; encoded by the coding sequence ATGGGTGGAGTTATTTTGTGGATCAGCCTTCTCTTGGTTCTCACGCTTCTCTTAATTTATACCGCAATCCCCGACGTTTTCCCCCACCGATTGGGAATCGGCGCCTGGAAAAGGCATTATCAACCTGGAGTTGCCTTAACCTTTGACGATGGTCCAGATCCCACTTATACTCCCCATCTTCTTGATCTTCTCGACCGCTATCAAGTTAAAGCAACCTTTTTCATGGTTGGGGAAAGAGCAGCCCAACATCCAGAACTTGTCCAGGAAATTGTTGCACGCGGCCACCAAATCGGCCTCCACTGTCAAATTCATCAATATGCCTGGTTGATTAGTCCCTGGAAAACCTGGCGGGTATGGACTGAAGGACTTTCAACTCTAGAACGCATAACGGGATCGCCCGTCCATTGGATTCGTCCTCCGTGGGGAACCTTTAATCTCTTCACTTTTCTCTGGTTCAAACACCACAAACTCAACGCCATTCTTTGGACTGCTGAGGGCCATGACTGGGATGCTCGGAGAACCCCCGCACAAATTGCAGAACGTATTTTAAATAAAGTCCAAGAGGGTGGAATCATTGTTATGCATGATAGTGGGGGAGATGCAGGCGCACCTGAAAACACCTTACAAGCAGTTGAGCTTCTAATGCAAAAAATCCCCACGGAAAAAAAGCTGCCTATAATTCCCCTTGATCTCCCCGACTGGCCGATGTATCGCCGCATAAGCTATCGACTCTGGGAAAAGTGGGAAAACTTTTATGCCCGCCATAACCATATCAGCCGAATTAACTCGACCAGCCTTTTTCGGTTAGGAAAAATCAAATACCACGGTCCCGATCTTTGCGATGACCAAGGGATAATCCTTGCTCATGAAGGTGATCTAGTCGGCGAACTTCACTTAGATAATACTCGGTTACAAATACGCCAAACCGATTCCCATAAAATTGCAATTGAAGCCTTACGCAAAGTACGAACCTCTCTCCCTGTCCTTGCTGACTATATTGCACAAAATCCAGAATATCGGGAGATTCGTGTTTTTGTCGGTCTCACCTTGCTTAACCGCGGTGCGAAAGGCTTAGGCTTTAATGTTCAGGAAGTCCCTGTCAGTCCCTTTGTTCGTTGGGTGGGTACGCTCCAACGCATGATTATGCGCATCTATCACCCCATGGGCAAGGCTCATTCAATGACTCGCTTAGGAGAGCCTAAGCTCATTTGGGTCAGTAAAGATGCCTTTATAAAACGCTGGTTATCCTAA
- a CDS encoding damage-control phosphatase ARMT1 family protein: MKVVLECIPCYMKQVINAVAQTECSEEKARQIMYQILPMIPELDSEETPAVNSTFVLRKINELLEIEDPFKDAKRKSNELALSLVPQLRERINQSEDPLYTACQISVAGNIIDLGIFSDYDLEATLQESLAKRFFRDDSEEFKERLCSAHEVLILGDNSGEIAFDKLLAEELRRRGVRVRFVVKGQSILNDATLEDAALVGMGEVAEVMTNGNGYLGTVVQARSQELIEAMEQADLIISKGQANYESLESTQEAGDKTYFLLRAKCEIVAKNLGVDLGSMVFARNRNE; this comes from the coding sequence TTGAAAGTTGTACTTGAATGTATTCCTTGTTATATGAAACAAGTCATCAATGCGGTCGCGCAAACGGAATGTTCAGAAGAAAAGGCTCGTCAGATTATGTATCAGATTTTACCGATGATTCCAGAGCTTGATTCGGAGGAAACTCCTGCTGTGAATTCTACGTTTGTTCTTCGCAAGATTAATGAGTTACTTGAAATTGAGGATCCGTTTAAGGACGCGAAAAGGAAATCGAATGAACTCGCCTTATCTCTTGTTCCTCAACTTAGAGAACGTATTAACCAGAGCGAGGATCCATTATATACAGCTTGTCAGATTTCGGTTGCGGGTAATATTATCGATTTAGGTATATTTTCGGATTATGACCTTGAAGCAACACTTCAGGAATCTTTAGCTAAGCGATTTTTCCGAGATGACTCAGAGGAGTTTAAGGAAAGGTTATGTAGTGCCCATGAAGTCCTAATTCTAGGAGATAATTCGGGGGAGATTGCCTTCGATAAGCTTTTAGCAGAAGAACTCAGAAGAAGAGGAGTACGGGTTAGGTTTGTTGTCAAAGGTCAATCCATCTTAAATGATGCGACACTAGAAGATGCGGCCCTGGTTGGCATGGGAGAAGTGGCCGAAGTAATGACCAATGGGAACGGATATCTTGGAACTGTTGTTCAAGCACGTTCACAGGAGTTAATCGAAGCGATGGAGCAGGCGGATTTAATCATTAGTAAGGGTCAGGCCAATTATGAGTCGTTAGAATCGACACAAGAAGCAGGTGATAAGACCTATTTCTTATTGCGTGCTAAATGTGAAATTGTGGCGAAAAATCTTGGGGTTGATTTAGGAAGCATGGTCTTTGCTCGGAATCGGAACGAGTAA
- a CDS encoding PRC-barrel domain-containing protein, producing the protein MSEVKILGEFYFSQILNKPILDAQGRRVGRVRDMVMRWDSLAPHVTGIKTAKGAQAVIPIELVSFMNHREIRLSVDFSSNITVPLQEDETFIGKWLLDKQIIDLEGSKLVRVNDLTLSWITRNHKQIMVLVAVDIGLRGVFRRLGVEFLVRRVKNNFLGWQYIKPLESRSSALQITREKEQLRELHPADIADLLETMGY; encoded by the coding sequence ATGAGTGAAGTTAAGATCCTTGGTGAATTTTATTTTAGCCAGATCCTGAATAAACCCATCTTAGACGCTCAAGGGCGAAGGGTGGGGCGGGTTAGAGATATGGTCATGCGCTGGGATAGTTTGGCCCCTCACGTGACAGGGATTAAGACAGCCAAAGGGGCTCAAGCGGTGATTCCGATTGAGTTGGTGTCTTTTATGAATCATCGAGAAATCAGACTGTCCGTCGATTTCAGCTCTAACATTACGGTTCCGCTTCAAGAAGATGAAACGTTTATTGGAAAATGGCTATTAGATAAGCAAATTATTGATTTGGAGGGGTCTAAACTTGTTCGTGTGAATGATTTGACCCTGTCTTGGATTACTCGAAATCATAAACAAATCATGGTTTTAGTTGCAGTTGATATTGGTTTGAGGGGCGTATTCAGACGTTTAGGGGTCGAGTTTCTTGTGCGGAGGGTGAAAAACAATTTCCTCGGGTGGCAATATATTAAGCCTCTTGAAAGCCGGTCTTCTGCATTACAGATTACTCGGGAGAAGGAGCAACTCAGAGAACTTCATCCTGCTGATATTGCGGATTTGTTGGAAACCATGGGATATTAA
- a CDS encoding magnesium transporter — translation MRICWKPWDIKERTDLIHTLDSQQAIDALAEMELEAQVEVINQLDEDTASDLLEDMPPDEAADILGELSTEKSEILLGLMESEDAEDVRELMKYEENTAGALMTTEYIGFPLYLTAEEAINKLRELAPEAETIYYLFVVDEEETLEGVLSLRELIIAQPSTQLKDIMHKKVVKIHPLENTEIAADIINKYGLLALPVVDENEKMLGIITVDDVLELLIPERGKSELDSWLVVRKRQAKRGQAE, via the coding sequence TTGCGGATTTGTTGGAAACCATGGGATATTAAGGAAAGAACGGATTTAATTCATACTTTAGATTCGCAACAGGCCATTGATGCCTTGGCTGAAATGGAACTTGAAGCCCAGGTCGAAGTGATTAATCAATTGGATGAAGATACCGCTTCCGATCTCTTGGAAGATATGCCGCCTGATGAGGCTGCGGATATCTTAGGAGAACTTTCAACTGAGAAATCAGAGATACTCTTAGGCTTGATGGAGTCAGAGGATGCGGAAGATGTCCGTGAGTTGATGAAGTATGAGGAAAATACGGCAGGAGCGCTGATGACGACGGAATATATTGGCTTTCCGCTTTATCTCACCGCAGAAGAAGCCATTAATAAACTCCGTGAGCTGGCGCCAGAGGCAGAAACGATTTATTATTTGTTTGTTGTCGATGAGGAAGAAACTCTCGAGGGAGTACTTTCTTTGCGTGAACTTATTATTGCGCAACCGTCAACTCAACTGAAGGATATAATGCATAAGAAAGTTGTTAAGATCCATCCCTTAGAGAATACAGAAATAGCTGCGGATATTATTAATAAATATGGTCTGCTAGCTCTGCCAGTTGTGGATGAAAATGAGAAGATGCTTGGTATTATCACGGTGGATGATGTTCTGGAGCTTCTTATTCCAGAACGCGGGAAAAGCGAGCTTGATTCCTGGCTCGTTGTCCGCAAGAGACAAGCGAAAAGGGGGCAGGCCGAATGA
- a CDS encoding Nramp family divalent metal transporter produces the protein MTLKSRFALFLSVMGPGIVTAFADNDAGGIATYASAGANYGYALIFTMIVSTVFLAIAQEISARTGAATGRGLADLIREQYGVRWTLFAMAVLMVANLGTTVSEFSGIATAFEIFGVSKYISVPLVAFIIWWLVIKTDYEKIEKIFLLLCLTFFSYVISGVMVHPPWHEVMIQSITPNFSGSPAFLLMAIGVIGTTITPWGQFYVQASVVDKGITSKNYRYTRWDVLIGSFFTGFIAFFIIVATAATLFVNHIPIETAKDVAIALKPLAGEYASLLFGFGLLGASVLAAFVLPLSTSYAVCEAFGFEHGISKSNREAPVFFGLYTVIIILGAAIVLWPGLSLYHVMLFTQVINGMLLPPILIFMVLIASKKSIMGEYANTPFFNGVAWFFNGILIVLTLLLLLSTLFPGLTARLFG, from the coding sequence ATGACCTTGAAAAGCAGGTTTGCCCTCTTCTTATCGGTAATGGGGCCGGGAATTGTGACAGCTTTTGCCGATAATGATGCCGGTGGAATTGCAACTTATGCTTCTGCAGGGGCTAATTATGGCTATGCGCTGATTTTTACAATGATTGTAAGCACCGTTTTTTTAGCGATTGCTCAAGAAATTTCAGCCCGAACTGGAGCAGCAACCGGTCGTGGTCTAGCTGACTTGATTCGTGAGCAATATGGTGTCCGGTGGACCTTGTTTGCTATGGCTGTTTTAATGGTTGCTAATTTAGGAACGACGGTTTCTGAGTTTTCAGGGATTGCCACAGCATTTGAAATATTTGGCGTCAGTAAATACATCTCAGTTCCTTTAGTTGCCTTCATTATTTGGTGGCTGGTTATTAAGACAGATTACGAAAAGATTGAGAAGATTTTTCTTCTACTTTGTCTTACCTTTTTTAGCTATGTTATTTCTGGGGTGATGGTCCATCCACCGTGGCATGAGGTTATGATTCAATCTATTACTCCAAATTTTTCGGGTTCACCGGCTTTTCTGTTGATGGCTATCGGCGTGATTGGAACAACCATTACGCCCTGGGGTCAGTTTTATGTTCAGGCCTCAGTTGTCGATAAAGGGATTACCTCTAAAAACTATCGGTATACGCGCTGGGATGTTCTCATTGGTTCTTTCTTCACAGGATTTATTGCTTTTTTTATCATCGTAGCCACAGCGGCAACGCTTTTTGTTAATCATATTCCGATTGAAACGGCTAAAGATGTAGCCATCGCCTTGAAACCCTTAGCTGGGGAATATGCGAGCTTGCTCTTCGGCTTTGGTTTGCTCGGTGCGTCTGTATTAGCTGCTTTTGTGCTTCCTCTCAGTACGTCCTATGCCGTTTGTGAAGCATTTGGGTTTGAACATGGTATCAGTAAATCTAATCGAGAAGCACCTGTCTTTTTTGGGCTGTATACGGTAATCATTATTTTAGGGGCTGCCATTGTGCTTTGGCCTGGGCTCTCCCTCTATCATGTCATGCTTTTCACGCAGGTGATCAACGGAATGTTGCTCCCGCCGATTCTTATTTTTATGGTGCTTATCGCGAGTAAGAAAAGTATTATGGGCGAGTATGCAAATACGCCTTTTTTCAACGGGGTGGCTTGGTTTTTTAACGGGATTCTTATTGTTTTGACTTTGCTTTTGTTGCTTTCAACACTGTTTCCAGGGCTAACAGCCAGGCTGTTTGGCTGA
- a CDS encoding ATP-dependent helicase translates to MQQDWLQILEQETEVKLNDVQKQAVLQTEGPVLLLATPGAGKTTVLNFRIAYLILEKGVSPSHILALTFSRAAAQDMGERFHTLFGRRIPEWVRFSTIHSLCYRIVRTWFQRVNQSYRLIEQEQGAFSKSAVLRQLYESINHTMLTEDKLEELSQAIGYIKNSLMSRSEMGELEVKVKNLEEIYLAYEEYKCKAHAPIILLDFDDMLTVAYDILRKQPDLIKAYQQHYRYILMDESQDTSLVQNKIVELLAQPQNNLFLVGDDDQSIFSFRAADPQYLLNFHAIYPQAQILTMDQNYRATQKLVASANELIQANQKRYPKNMFSKQASGEPPRIRQFGTNEEELEYLVKSLKMRPLSQNVNSVAVLYRNNLSAVLLMDRLERAGIPFYMKDFRDRFFKHWVVEDVLNFLRFSYSDKNVTLLEKIFTKFDSYISRKQIEWLKSCPSKESVFDRLAEIPETKEFRKKRLLQFKRDFKRLNHMYPIPALHFIREDFKYEEKVKDFADRLGYSMEVVREMLDILETLAEDQQDLTAFANRLKSLEEAAINSAQNRGKPVVTLSTLHAAKGLEFDEIYLMDLAEGILPAADAIKAVEQKQGAAMEEERRLFYVGITRAKRKLELLSVQFQNHQEVLPSRFVVELSQILRVKEQPGEVRPVKEIADSSLTRLIIKKGALVRHKKFGIGEITKVEGDIIFVQFKEGLKQLSVELCLSEQIIKSIIE, encoded by the coding sequence ATGCAGCAGGATTGGCTTCAAATCCTGGAACAGGAGACAGAAGTTAAATTAAATGATGTGCAGAAGCAAGCGGTTCTTCAAACGGAAGGGCCGGTGCTTCTTTTAGCAACTCCAGGTGCAGGAAAAACAACAGTCTTAAATTTCCGAATCGCCTATCTTATCCTGGAAAAAGGAGTTTCTCCAAGCCATATTCTAGCTTTAACCTTTAGCCGCGCAGCGGCTCAAGATATGGGGGAACGTTTTCATACTTTATTTGGACGGCGCATACCTGAATGGGTGCGCTTTTCAACCATTCATAGCTTATGCTACCGGATTGTCCGCACATGGTTTCAGAGGGTTAATCAATCCTATCGCCTCATTGAACAGGAACAAGGGGCTTTCAGTAAAAGTGCCGTCCTGCGTCAGCTGTATGAGTCAATCAATCATACGATGTTAACTGAAGATAAGCTTGAAGAGTTGTCACAAGCCATTGGGTATATTAAAAATAGTTTGATGTCCCGTTCCGAGATGGGCGAGCTTGAGGTTAAAGTAAAGAATTTAGAGGAGATTTATCTGGCCTATGAAGAGTACAAATGCAAGGCACATGCTCCTATTATTCTTCTCGACTTTGATGATATGCTCACCGTTGCATATGACATTTTACGAAAACAGCCTGATTTGATTAAGGCGTATCAACAGCATTATCGCTATATTTTGATGGATGAAAGTCAAGATACTTCGCTTGTCCAAAATAAAATCGTCGAACTTCTGGCTCAACCGCAAAACAATCTATTTCTTGTCGGAGATGACGATCAAAGCATCTTCTCGTTCCGGGCAGCAGATCCTCAATATCTCCTCAATTTTCACGCGATCTATCCTCAAGCTCAGATTCTTACTATGGATCAGAATTATCGAGCGACTCAAAAGTTGGTGGCTTCTGCTAATGAATTGATTCAGGCAAATCAAAAGCGATATCCCAAGAATATGTTTTCAAAACAAGCTTCTGGTGAACCGCCGCGGATTCGCCAGTTTGGAACAAATGAAGAAGAGTTGGAGTATCTGGTTAAGTCCTTGAAGATGAGACCTCTTTCCCAGAACGTGAATTCGGTCGCGGTACTGTATCGAAATAATCTTTCAGCCGTACTTTTAATGGACCGTTTAGAGCGAGCTGGGATTCCTTTTTATATGAAGGATTTTCGCGACCGCTTTTTTAAGCATTGGGTGGTTGAAGATGTTTTGAACTTTTTGCGATTTTCATATAGCGATAAGAATGTAACGCTTCTCGAAAAGATCTTCACGAAGTTTGACTCGTATATCTCAAGAAAACAGATTGAATGGCTTAAATCCTGCCCCTCTAAGGAGTCTGTATTCGATCGTTTAGCGGAAATTCCAGAGACCAAGGAGTTTCGAAAGAAACGGTTGCTTCAATTTAAACGGGATTTTAAACGCTTAAATCATATGTACCCCATTCCGGCACTTCATTTTATTCGTGAGGACTTTAAATATGAAGAGAAAGTAAAAGATTTCGCAGATCGCTTGGGGTATTCCATGGAAGTGGTAAGGGAGATGCTCGATATTCTGGAGACCCTTGCAGAAGATCAGCAAGATCTGACAGCCTTCGCTAACCGTTTGAAGTCGCTCGAAGAAGCAGCAATAAACTCAGCTCAAAATAGAGGAAAACCAGTGGTTACGCTGTCCACTTTACATGCTGCTAAGGGTTTAGAGTTTGACGAGATATACTTAATGGATTTAGCTGAAGGAATTCTTCCTGCTGCAGATGCGATTAAAGCAGTCGAACAAAAACAAGGTGCAGCGATGGAGGAAGAGAGACGTCTTTTCTATGTAGGGATAACTCGGGCGAAACGCAAATTGGAACTCTTAAGTGTCCAATTTCAAAACCATCAGGAAGTTTTACCTTCACGATTTGTAGTCGAGTTAAGCCAAATTCTTAGAGTTAAAGAACAACCTGGGGAGGTTAGACCTGTTAAAGAAATTGCAGATTCTTCACTAACACGTCTTATTATCAAGAAAGGTGCTCTCGTTCGGCATAAGAAGTTTGGAATTGGTGAAATTACAAAAGTAGAGGGCGATATAATTTTTGTTCAATTTAAGGAAGGATTAAAACAACTTTCTGTAGAATTGTGTTTGTCAGAGCAAATTATAAAATCAATAATTGAATGA